The Rosa rugosa chromosome 1, drRosRugo1.1, whole genome shotgun sequence genomic sequence aaaaaaaattaaaaagagagagaaagaaagagagggtAAAATATAGAGTAGGTAAAGTGGGAAACTATACTCTTGCCTCCCCAACTGTCTTTTTCTCTCGCAATCTAATTTTCATCTATATGCAAGACCTCTATTTTAACTTGGTGAGTACATTCATATCATTTGTATTTACAATACATTCACGAAAAACCAAGCTAGTGCCATTTTCCAATTTTTTCTCTCTAAATACGCCCGACTACGGTTTAGGATGTATCTAAACTCGAATTTTGGAACAAAAACCATACCTGCATCAATCATTGATTCAATGATCAGTGTGTATGCATGTGTAATACTCGGAAGTACCAAATTCTTTCAACTATTAAATTGGCACAAATTGTTTAAAACCATGCTCAGGTCAGAACCGGCATCaaagtttcaactttcaaggtTGCTACTTTGCTTAAGAAGATAACCACAGATATACTGACCATTTTTAGCTCTTTGGAATGTAGGATATCAATAAGTAACACAATAATTTAAGACTCCAAAGAACAGCTAGCATGCGCATGAGTCGTAGCTATAGCCTCTAGTACAGTAGTACTGATATGAGGTACAGGAATGGCAAGAGAAAATGAAGGACGAAGTTCAACTTCTGagtttaattaagaaaaaagcCACCAGCAAGAAACAACAAGACTGCTATCATCATTAGAAATTAGAACAGTAAAAAGCTCTAGCTATATAGTTATTTGGAGACTTTACAGCTGTGGCTGGGAAATTAGTGTATTGTGAGGCCAATGAATCATGAGAACTCAAACTCAGTACAGCCCCCTTTGGCATAAAGAAAGACAGAACATGCACGCCTAAAAATTTTAAGAGCTAGAGAAATGAAAGCAGAGTGTGGGCATTTACCTGAAAGAGCTTGATGAACAGTGGCCCTAATAATTTGAGAGAGGTAATTTACAGCACACggtgaagaagatgaacaaTTCTGTGCAATAGTGGAAGTGATGGCGATCACTGATAGCTGAAGAactagtttcttctttctttatcTCCGTTTAAAGTTGAACTAGCATGTCTGTAAAAGAGGGTTACTGATATTATATTTAACTGGCAGTTCTGGTAGTAGTTTTGATTCTGGACATGGAGATATGGCTGTGAGTAcgatatatgtatataataaCCATACTCCATATCTAATATAATAACCAACAAAATCTACCTCCCCTCTTTAATTCCCCAATGAAGAGTACTCCGCGACCAATTTTTTAAGTAGCTAGCTTGGCTAATCCACAGCAAGGTCAAGTACTGCTTCGATAcgtacttttttgtttttgtttttgtttttttccctTCATGAAGTAGCTTGCTGGCTCTTTCATTTTTACCACAAAAGAAGTGAATAAGAATACATACACACATTCTCTCCCAAGAACAAAGTCCCGAGACCTCTGGAACCTGATAGCCGACTTTCCAATCCCAATTGCAATTCGTCTTCATCTTGTTTATTCCTTCCCAAATTGAGTTCATACCCAATCAATTCGTCTCTTTCCCTACTGATCGATCCCAGATTTGACCTGGGTAGTTTCCCCAAGCGGTTTGTAAGGTTAGAGTTTGTGGTGTTTGTCCAGCTTTGTCTCTGTTGGTTGATCTCGAATTCGACTTCATAGCGCAGCAACCTGATTTCAAGGCCTTTTGACCGGCATCAATCAGTTCCTCTTTCCTCCGATTCCATACCTGTGATTTCTTTTGGTACCTTTCTTCACCTGTCAACCCCGTGCTTTCCTTTTCCCTCTCTCTCAAGTTTGCttgttttttactttgtttttgtttatttctagTCACCTTGCAGTGCTTTTCTGTTTAAGTGTGTTCTAGCTtgtttctttattctttttggTCTCAAACTAACAGACTGTTTTAGTTTGACCATTTTCTTCTAATCTGCCTCAATGAGCATCTTGTGCTGGAATTGTCGAGGCTGTTCACGACAGGGCTTTCTTTCTCAACCTACTTTTTTCAGAACTCTTTATGGTGTTTGATGTCTTATGTTTAGTAGATACTATGATAGATGAGGATACAGCAAAGAACTTGGTTACTAAGTTGCCTTTTTGTAACTATTTTTGTGTTCCTCCGGTTGGGCATTCTGGTGGCCTGTTACTTTTATGGAACTCTAATTATAGTATTTCCATTTTAAGCTCTCATCCTAAGTTTATTCATTGCAAGTTTCAGGATGTGTGTTCGACTACTACCTGGCTGGTCACTTTTCTTTACATGTTTCCGCATAAACACCAACAGCAGGATCTTTGGAATGAACTTGTTAACCTGCAAGTCCATTCTCAAGAACCTTGGTTTATTATGGGTGATTTTAATTGCATTTTACATCTAAAAGAGAAACGTGGCGGCTCAAATTTTGTTGACCGTTATATCATTCAGTTTAGACCTTAGCTGAATAGACTAGGCATGATCTCTTTATCTTTCTCTGGTAATCTATTTACTTGGACAAATAAACAACAGCTTAATACTCGAATTTGTGAACGGTTAGATAGAGTAGTTGCAAATAGTGCGGCCTTTACCTTATTTCGTCTGTCAATTTGCATAACCTACCTATTACTGGGTCCGATAATGGACCTATTTATCCTTCATTTAACCCTGCTACTACTAGGAAAAGAAAAGCTTTTAAATTAGAAGCCATGTGGCTACATCACAGTGAGTTTGCACCTATATATAGTTGATGCTCTTGGCAGAATGCTACTTCTGGTACTGCTGTTGTAAATGCATTTCAAGCTCTTGCTCGGAATTGGAATTTCACTGTTTTTGGTAACTTACATCAACGATTGAGAGATCTGCATACACAATTACAGAATGTTCAATCTTCTTCTACTTTTTCTCATCATACTGCCCAACAAGAACTTTACTTAACTGATGCCATTGAGAACTTATTCAAAGATGAAGAAGTTTTTTGGGCACAAAGAGCAAAAACTAGATGGCTCCAACTAGGTGATAGAAATAATAAATTTTTTCAGACACTAGCTTGGAAAGGAATACTTGATGCCAGGTTCTTCGATTCAATATAACCAGGTTCACTCTCATCGATCCTAAAGCTCTTTTGTTAGATAAAATTTGGAAGTTACATATACCTCCTAAAGTTAAAATTTTTGCGTGGCTCTTCATTCGTAACCGTCTTAAAACCAGGGATAGACTTGCTTCGTATAACAGTTCTATATCTCATTTATGTCCTCTTTGTAATAATGATACTAAAACTCTGGACCATTTATTCAAAAACAGCCATTTTTGCTACTCAGGTTTGGTCTCAAACTCAAACTGCTAACCCTTTTCATAGGAATGGTTCGTTAATTTCTTGGTTAGAATCTCTTAGTAATAGTAGAAACTATAAAGAGGTGCTTGCTAATGTTATTCTCCTACTCTGGTGTATATGGAATGCTAGAAACAAAGCTATTTTCCAGGAGAAATGGTTTTCACCTACTGATGTTTGGTATGATGCTTTTCATTTTGGCCTAACTTATAACCAAGTAAATAATAGCAGAGGAATGGTCATCATTTACAGTCTAATATGCACATTAAATGGTATCCACCGACTAACCagtttcttaaactaaattttgATGGTTCAGTCAGAAACGGAAAAGCTTCTATTGGTTTCCTTATTAGGAACTCGGATGGCAATCCTTTAGTTGCAGCTTGCAGAGTTTTAGGTGACACAAATACTCTAGTTGCTGAGGCTACGGCTCTACGTGAGGGTCTTCATGCAGCTTATCTTCAAGGGTTCTCTCATCTTATTGTTGAAGGAGACTCAAAGCTTTTAATTGACTGTATCAAACGCTACTAAGTCCATAGATTTTAAGGACTCTAATTATAGACATTAAGCAATTGGCCACTAAGTTTCAGGATATTATCTTCAGGCATGCTTATAGAGAAGCTAATTTTGTAGCTGATCACTTGGCAAATTTAGCCTATACTCATTCTCATCCTAGAATTTGGTTTTACTGTCTACCCCTTTCTGTGTGCTCAGCGTTCCATTTGGATCAGCTGGGAATGGGTGTTAGTCGtggtttttctttcttattgtAACTTTTTCTGTCatgaaaaaaaaaggtaaataaGAATATAAGATTGATGATTTTTGAAATCCATTTAACTAGGCGATTAATAGGTTGCACTAGCCTCACTACAACGTACTATATGTTGTCCGTACCATTAAATACCGTCATGCATCACCACGACACCGCCCCAACCTTTATCTTCCCCGCGGCCACTTCCACTACCACAACCACAACCTTCATGGATCACGACACATCGATCCATTGTGCAATTGCTGGTGCTGCTGCCACCTTACGTGCCTCCACTCTACTCGCAAAGGATGAAACTTTAATTTGAATGATGTATTTTTAAGTTTTATTGTATAATGTAATTACTTCATATATCCAATGGACCATAAGAGTATCTCAAATATATATGAGAATtagtgttctttttttttttttttttttttgaggagaaatAAAATCCATTAATAACCGAAAAGATTACAACGCATTGGAATGACCGGTTGTGGTACTACACCACGACACACATTCCTACAAAGATCCATAGTTATGGGTCCGTCGCTAATAGCAACATCCATGAGCCAAAtgagcccaacccctaaccaaatttTACGCCCGAAACCACGAGCTACTTCCCGAGAGTACCGATACAACCTTGCCACCAACATTAGACCGAGCCAATTTACCCTCTTCAACACCGTGTCCAAGTAccgccagaccacgtgcaaCGGCAATCCACCCTCACGTTGACAACCAGAAAGCACCGAAATTAAAACCCATAATTCCTCGGAGTAAAGCCACAATAATGGCACGCCAACCAGAACACgactcccaaaccctagctcgaaggagtagggacttattaaaCCTAAACTAACCAAACAAAAAACCCTaaataaaaccaaacaaaaaaccTTAATTAGACCCAAATGACAACAAGGCCCAAAGACAGGGACTCGACCCATACACCACTTCCCCCACCAGCAATCAAGCACTGCAGATACCCCTTCCCACCGCCGGCAAACACCATCGTTATCCCCCCACTGCCTCGCCGCTCCCTGACACCACCGCACCACTGTGCCCAGTTGCAAACAGGATCTACATCCTGCTGACAACCACAACCAGATCCCAACGCACGACAGAAACAGATCCCTACGGGGATCCCCTCTGCCGCGATCTACCCACCTCCGCCACAATCCATCCCGCATATTTGATGACGCCATGTCAGCCACCGCAATACCTCAGCCGTGGTCGCCCCTAAACCCAGAAGGACAGATCGAGGACGATCTGCCCAACCCGATTTCAAGAACCCACCCTCCTCCCCTGGACCGCATCTCTGCACTGAGGGCCTGCCACTAATCAGCAACGACATCCCCTCCCGGGTCGGAACGCGGCGGCAGAATCACCGGCAGCGTTCGACCGGGAGAGAACAAACCTCCGGGATTTTCCTTTTTCCTCcgcgcgtggggcgcgttctCTCTAAAATATATTCTTCTTTTGTTGAGAATTAGTGTTCTTAGTGTTCTTTTGTCAAACCTAACACTCCAAAAACATATCCCGACGCACCAAATGAATCTATACATAGCGCTACTCTATGGgagttttaacttttaaagTTGCAGTTATATATGCACCCGTAAAATTGAGCTGATTTTATATATAAGATCTGCTTGCAGTTAATAAAACTCGGAAGACATAAAAAAATGGTTGTCTTGAATCCGTTAAAAAAAGCAAAATCAATCTCCAATAGTGATTTCATGCACATCTTTTATACTTGCACTAATGAATATCATTTTCACCATTTCGTAGTTTCAAGTAGCGTCAATCTTAATCATACCTCGAGATACACTCAACCCCAATTCGAtcaccttttattttttttttttttggatcaaataATAAAGATAAGCGTGTCCAATTGTCGTAACCGAACAAGGGCGGACACCCATGGGACTCATCGTATCCCGTTTCTTCCCTAAGGATCATAACTGATCACCATGTATCAACCAAGGTTGGCCGAATTCCATCAATTGGGGAGGAAGGAGTACAAGGACTATTGAAAAAGAAAGTTATCCGACTCAAAACAACAAGGACTATTGACGATATTGGACCGCTGATCCAACCAGACAGTGTTGGGCCTCAAAGCCCAATTATccccaaaacaaaaagaataaatgGGAAAAGAAACTCCCTCTATATATAATTGAAGTGAGAAGAAAAAGACTTAAACCAGGTTTACTTGGAGAGAACGAAGGCGAAGAAGAATGGAGGCACCCAAGAACATCGAGCACCAAATCGGAGGGATCCAGAACGATACGCTCCGTTATGGTCTTAACAGCGTCAAGAGCAACCTCGTTGGCTCTCACCCAGTCGAATCTGCTCACCAATCGGTACTAgtttcctcttctctttctctatgtgtttgaattgttgattttctagggttttgagctttttttttttttttttttttgctgggtttCAGACGAAGAAGATGCAAGAGGAGATGGAGAGGAGAATCTTGGCCAACACTTATGGAACTGCGTTTCCCATGAGGATGGATTTCGAAAGGCAAATGCTTTCGCGGTATGagtccctttttctttttttaacaaATTTTGACTTCTGTTTATGGATTGTTGTGGGTTGATTTTTGTGATTCAATTAGGTTTTTTTTTGCCAAGCCTGGTTGTGTGATTAATGGTTGTTGGCTAGAGTGAAAACTAGGCATATGGATTAAATGGGCTAGATCAATTTGTTATGGTTTTCAGAGAGTTGCTTCTTTACTGGGCAAAGACTCTGTGGGGTTGTTTCTAAGTCCAATTAAAGTTTAAGCTGAGTTCTTTTGTATTAGAACTCTATTTTATACACCCATGATGTCGTAAAGGGAGGATATTAGGGGAAGCAGTGAGTGGAGATTCCCCTGTGGCGAGCCGGATGAGGGGAGACATTCACGTCCGGTTCAGAGGGCGGGGATATCCCGACCCTACTATCATTATGCCTTTGCAATGTTACTTGGTTTAACTCTATGTGTGACCTTTTCTCGTATGTGGGACTCTCTATCTTCTTGGGTAGATAATCGATGGTCTTTCATTTTGATAGTGTTATAATAATAAGTCAAGTCAAGAATAATAATCGAACTGGAGGAGCTTGCCAGCATGGCTTGGTAAGCAAGCAACCAGTTATGTAGGCGCCAACTCCCagttctttctcttctttctttttttcagtATGCCGCCCGCGAATAACATGTAAAAACCACAACATgttttcattattcaacaagtTAGTTTTGTTAGTTTTTTGCCATTTGTGTCTTTAATCTCAATCACCAGCTGAAGAATGGGTTGAATTAGGAATTAGTTGATGACGTTTAGAATATCTGTATTCAATGTATACACTTGACTCCAAATTGGGAATTGGCTGGATGGTATCGTCATCCTGCTGTATAGCTGGGACTCATTGAGAGTGATTCTGATCTAGTTCATGGCCTATACAGGGAAATCACCAACTCCATATCAATTGAGATGTCTTGTTTTATATGAGAAGGAGCTTTCATGTATTCAGTGTGCTTACTTGTTAGTTGTATTATATATCTGGTCTTTAGTTGGACAGTTGGGAAACATTTCGTTGAGTTTTTGTGTAATACAGAAAGTGTTTGTGGGTGTAGTTCTATGCCCTGATATTATAATGCTCGCATCTTTTGGTTACAAAAGTTGAGTATGTATATTACTTTCTTTTAAAGTATTGGTGTAAATATTCCACTTTTTGTAATTGTATTCGCTGATATTGTAATGCCAATTTATACCATTTTTCGTAAAGTGGAGTGACATTTGAGTCTTTATTTGGTTCATTATTTGAAATGGTTGCAGATTTCAGAGGCCTACTGGAGCAATTCCTTCTTCAATGCTGGGATTGGAATCTCTGACAGGAGACTTGGATTATTTCAGTCCTGAAGATTACATGAATGGTAAGAACACTTTTCATGAACGAAACTATGAACAACAACTAAAGATAAGCCAATCTTATATTGTTGTTACTTTGATACTTCATTTTTCTATCTATAAACAATTGTTTTCCCTCATAGTTACCAGATATTAGACTCTCCCAAACATTTCTttgtagaagaaaaatcaaTTGGGATTCTCTTCTAACTCTTTTGCCTAAGTCGGAAAATAAGTGATCAAGCTTTTGTCTAACAATCACAATTCCTTGTGTTAAATTATTGATATCAATGAATTCTCCCTTGTAAGCCTAAGTTCGCACAAGTGCTTATGTTAAGTTCTGTATATTAATGAATTCTCCCCTTGTAAATAGAAGTTAGCATGGAGGTCAATCATTTGTAGTAAGCTCTAATGAGTTTGAAATAGTTGCAAAAGTACTAGTCTTTGTGTTCTTAATCAATTGGTTTTCAGTAAGAATTGATAATCAGATATCATAATGAGCTTTTGTTGTTGTATCATCTTAGTTTCTTTCATGGTTTTTTTTCCATGTGTAAGATAGAAAACTAGTCTCTTTTACGTTATATCCATTATAGTAATGAGTTGAATTTTTCCAAGTGAAAATGACGAATTCTGACTTGAAAGTAATGAAAGTCTACTCCTCAAATGGGCCTGTATGGTTTAAATTCAAGAAATTCAACTTGCCTAGACTTCTGTTTGCATATATTGAATAATTTACATTTTGATTTGTACTTGTGTAGTAACAAGCCTAACATAAACATAGAAAAGGAACAGTTCATTTTATCACAGTTTACTTGATCGATGCATCTACTTGAATAAAGCTCCCATTAGCAACACGTGTGATTATTCATTCTTTTGCCTTAGAATTTGGTAGTTTCTAATGTTTGATTGTACAAATTGCAGATCCCCGTGAATCTGAGACCGCTCGGCCATTAGACACTCATCATGCAATGGAAGTTCGGATTGGGCTTTCCAAGGGTCCAGTTGCCCCAAGTTTTTACTGAAAGAAGACGGAATGAGGGATTAGTAAACATTGTGCTCTTGTCATTCGGATTTATACAACTATGCTAATGTTGCTTTTAAAATGTGCAAATTCAGAAACCTCGCTTCTGATATGTGGTGTTACATGTACTTTGTAGTCGTCTTGGATACCATATCATCTATCCAATTACATTCGTATTTGGCACTTTAATTCCAATACTTTCTGCTCAATCTCATGAGTTTGTAACGTGCGGGTGTTTATGCCATCACCAGATATAGCTAGCTCCCTGTTCTTGAAACCGAATATCGCACAGCAGATCATCCTTTGGATCACCAGGGCACCCCAAAGATCTATGAAACCGGTGTTGCTCTCTTACTGCTCGAGTTACAAGTCTTCATATTCCGAATGAAAACCAAATTAACATTGAATCATATTCCAAAATCTCAAACAAAGAATCTTTTAAAGATGTCGACAGGTGTACTTCTTTATTGGAGATTTGAGAGATCACTATCGTCCGGTCCATAATTTCAACGATaatgtaaaaaaaattacaaaagaaaaagggCGAATACAAAATTGGCGGTTTTTACTGGTCCAGCCTTCTAAAAGTTAAGGTGGGGTCTCTCCTACAAACTAgcctactactactactacgcTTCCGGCTTcccccaaatttcaaaacaaaaccCTCTCGGAATCTTTCTCAAATGGACCCACGGCGACCACCGCGCACCGTCAGCGACCCGAAGGTCCGCCAAGTCGGGTTCTTCGCCGCCCCGGAGCCCATCGCCTCCTCCCCTCCCGTCTCCGACATTTCCCCCTCCGGCAACTCCCTCTCTCCCGTCATGATCCCCCCGCCACGTCACTCCTCCGACGCCGCCCGTCCCGTTCTCTTCTCTCCCGTCCCCCCCTCCGACCTCTTCCCcgcctcctcctcttcctaCGCCGACGCCGACGCCGAGTTCGCTTTCTCCCCCGGCCGGCCGCTCCGGTCCAACTCGGTTCGCCCCGCTGCGGCCGTGACGACGTCGTCTTCGCTGCCCGGTAGAGGCTTCGATTTGACGGCCGCCGTGACGGCCAGTAGCGTCCCCGCCACTGGCTTGATGAAGATTCCTTCTGGATTTTCTGGTAACTGTTTTAACACCGTTTGGTTTGATTTCAGTTGACTAGGGCTTTAGTTGTGATTCCGAAAATTTGAATAGTGAAAAATGCAGAGAAAGCTAGAAATGCATCAGTGGAAGTGGAGAATGAGCAAGGTTCGAATTCGAAGCCACTGAAGGAGAAGACCACCAAAGCCGAAAGGCGAGCGATTCAGGAGGCTCAGCGAGCAGCAAAGGCTGCTGCAAAAGGTGCCTGATATGCTTGTTGTACACTTTGATCATATTTTGTGACCTAATCTGATAGTAGTTATGTGTGCTGCATTGTGTTGTTAGGTGAAGGAAAGGCAGCTTCTGTTGTAAGTGCTGCTGCTTCGGCTTCGGTGAATGTGAAACCACATAAGGCCACAAAAGCGCCGACTGTGGCGCCTTCTGAGAAGaagggtggtggtggtgaacgTCCGGTGgagaaagaaaggaagaaagagGTCCCTCCTCCACGGATGCAGTATGATGATACGAGTCGTGTGGAGAAGGCGAAAAGGCGTTCGGTGGTTAAGCAAACTGAGGCGAGGAACAGGGTTGAGCTGTTTAGGCATTTGCCTCAATACGAGCATGGAACTCAGCTTCCTGATCTCGAATCTAGGTTTTTCCAACTTGACCCTGTGCATCCTGCAGTTTATAAGGTATATCTACAGGACTATATCAGCTTGTTAGCACATTTTGCTTGATGATGTTGAGGGTTATTGTGGAATTATGACAGTGATCGAAGTATAACTTTTGGTATTGATGCCAATTCCCAGGTTGGGTTACAGTATTTAACCGGAGATATATCTGGTGGTAATGCTCGGTGCATTGCCATGCTTCAAGCTTTTCAGGAGGCCATTAAAGACTATTCGACACCACCTGAGAAAAACCTTAGTAGGGATTTGACAGCAAAAATGAGTAGTTATGTATCATTTTTAATTGAGTGCAGGCCCCTTTCAATCAGCATGGGCAATGCAATTAGGTTTCTAAAAAGTCGAATTGCCAAGCTACCTTTGACTCTGTCGGAGTCAGAAGCAAAAGCATCTCTTCAGTCAGATATTGAACAGTTCATAACTGAGAAGATCATACTTGCAGATAAGGTGATAGTCGGGCATGCAGTTACAAAAATCAGGGATGGTGATGTTCTTCTAACGTATGGATCGTCCACTGCAGTTGAAATGTTACTATTACATGCCCATGAGCTTGGCAAACAATTTCGCGTAGTGGTTGTAGACTCTCGACCAAAGCTTGAAGGGCAACGTTTACTTCGTAGGTTGGTAGGAAAGGGGATTAGCTGTACTTACACTCATATAAATGCTACTTCCTACATCATGCATGAAGTTACTCGAGTTTTTCTAGGTGCTTCTTCAGTTCTGTCTAATGGAGCAGTTTACTCGAGGGTTGGGACTGCTTCTGTTGCTATGGTAGCTCATGCTTTCCGTGTTCCAGTATTAGTATGTTGTGAGGCATATAAGTTTCATGAAAGGGTACAGCTTGATTCAATTTGCTCGAATGAGCTCGGTATGCACTACAAACTTTAATTTCGGTGATAGTGATTCTGACAGTTTATGATAAATCGCATTCTCCGCTTGCTTGATTACTGAGGTCATTGTTCCACTTCTGGCAGGTGATCCAGATGTGATTTCAAAGGTTCCTGGTATGGAGGAAATCAATTGTTTGAATAATCAAGCTAATTGTGGAAATCTTCAACTTCTAAATCTGATGTAAGAAGTGTTTATTATTTTACTGTTTTTTCacgattcacaacccctttactAACCTTGGCAGTTCTGTTTAACTTGTCATTGGCAGTTATGACGCACTGCCTTCAGATTATGTTTCAATGATCATCACAGATTATGGCATGGTaaatcattttattttcttcaagTAATTGTTCCTAAAATTGCATTACAGCAGCAAAAGTTTCACTCTTGATGTTGTGAATTTTGAACTTGCTAGTTAGCCTGTGCATATTGTGAAGCCAGGTCATGGAAAGAACTGGATATTCTTAAAACTTATCACAACTCATGGCTCACGAGATTTGCTTGTCCATTTGAATTTGTATCGTTAATTGGTTATTAAGCATGTTTACTCGAAACAAGTGCAACATGAAAACGTGTGATTTCTGCTTCTTTTAGGTTCCACCTACAAGCGTACCTGTCATTGTCCGGGAATACCGAAGAGAGCAGTTATGGATGTAATCCGTTCAGGTGCTTCGATTGAATATGATCATAATTCATGAAGTCCTCCAGAATTTGTAGGCATGCCGAAAGTAGCGAGTCAGTGTCAGCGGCCTTTAACAAACATTCAGAATAGAGTGACAAGCTTTTTATTACCTTTTGTTCTCTCTGAATTGTGACAAACATCAGATGTCAAAAGTTTTCATTACAAAGTTTTGCATGCTTAACTTGAGGCATGTATAATTTGATTACCAATTTACCATGTACCGAAACTTGGTAATTCTGAAGTGCTATCTTGAGCTGCGTATTACTTGATGCTGTCTCTTGGGATTATCTTTGGATGTGTACTTAAAATGTTTGAAATATGCCATTTGGATGTGGCTTGGTGTTAATATATCTAGCAAATGCTTGAAAAGATAAACAGAACAAAAAACCCAGATGCCAAAATGAAGAGACGAAGTCTAAATTCCACTATATTATTAAGCTCAACCTGGGCATATATATGGTGGTACATTCTTTCGCTAATTAGGGCTTCATTCTAACGATGTTATTTGTCGGGAAGATGAGGTGCCACCATGGCTGAAGCCCCATCTTCAGCATGATCTTCTAATTCCTCTTCTGGCATTAATGAATCGCTTTGGCTattaaaagaatgaaaaatgaaaacagTATCAAGTTCTCATATCAACTAATCGAAAGGAAGAACCTTGGAAACCGTTATTTTGATACAAGGATTTCTCTTTAGACAATGAGGACGTCCTGTAGTCAATATAGAGTAAAGTTCTGCC encodes the following:
- the LOC133726185 gene encoding cyclin-B1-2, which translates into the protein MEAPKNIEHQIGGIQNDTLRYGLNSVKSNLVGSHPVESAHQSTKKMQEEMERRILANTYGTAFPMRMDFERQMLSRFQRPTGAIPSSMLGLESLTGDLDYFSPEDYMNDPRESETARPLDTHHAMEVRIGLSKGPVAPSFY
- the LOC133726174 gene encoding uncharacterized protein LOC133726174 isoform X2, translating into MDPRRPPRTVSDPKVRQVGFFAAPEPIASSPPVSDISPSGNSLSPVMIPPPRHSSDAARPVLFSPVPPSDLFPASSSSYADADAEFAFSPGRPLRSNSVRPAAAVTTSSSLPGRGFDLTAAVTASSVPATGLMKIPSGFSEKARNASVEVENEQGSNSKPLKEKTTKAERRAIQEAQRAAKAAAKGEGKAASVVSAAASASVNVKPHKATKAPTVAPSEKKGGGGERPVEKERKKEVPPPRMQYDDTSRVEKAKRRSVVKQTEARNRVELFRHLPQYEHGTQLPDLESRFFQLDPVHPAVYKVGLQYLTGDISGGNARCIAMLQAFQEAIKDYSTPPEKNLSRDLTAKMSSYVSFLIECRPLSISMGNAIRFLKSRIAKLPLTLSESEAKASLQSDIEQFITEKIILADKVIVGHAVTKIRDGDVLLTYGSSTAVEMLLLHAHELGKQFRVVVVDSRPKLEGQRLLRRLVGKGISCTYTHINATSYIMHEVTRVFLGASSVLSNGAVYSRVGTASVAMVAHAFRVPVLVCCEAYKFHERVQLDSICSNELGDPDVISKVPGMEEINCLNNQANCGNLQLLNLIYDALPSDYVSMIITDYGMVPPTSVPVIVREYRREQLWM
- the LOC133726174 gene encoding uncharacterized protein LOC133726174 isoform X1, whose amino-acid sequence is MDPRRPPRTVSDPKVRQVGFFAAPEPIASSPPVSDISPSGNSLSPVMIPPPRHSSDAARPVLFSPVPPSDLFPASSSSYADADAEFAFSPGRPLRSNSVRPAAAVTTSSSLPGRGFDLTAAVTASSVPATGLMKIPSGFSVKNAEKARNASVEVENEQGSNSKPLKEKTTKAERRAIQEAQRAAKAAAKGEGKAASVVSAAASASVNVKPHKATKAPTVAPSEKKGGGGERPVEKERKKEVPPPRMQYDDTSRVEKAKRRSVVKQTEARNRVELFRHLPQYEHGTQLPDLESRFFQLDPVHPAVYKVGLQYLTGDISGGNARCIAMLQAFQEAIKDYSTPPEKNLSRDLTAKMSSYVSFLIECRPLSISMGNAIRFLKSRIAKLPLTLSESEAKASLQSDIEQFITEKIILADKVIVGHAVTKIRDGDVLLTYGSSTAVEMLLLHAHELGKQFRVVVVDSRPKLEGQRLLRRLVGKGISCTYTHINATSYIMHEVTRVFLGASSVLSNGAVYSRVGTASVAMVAHAFRVPVLVCCEAYKFHERVQLDSICSNELGDPDVISKVPGMEEINCLNNQANCGNLQLLNLIYDALPSDYVSMIITDYGMVPPTSVPVIVREYRREQLWM